The Corynebacterium simulans genome contains a region encoding:
- the mshD gene encoding mycothiol synthase, with protein sequence MNIENYQLPECPELAGRLKKIADLARGVDGIAPLSEQFILGLDDAHLEHTHLVLSDATEPIGLAAVAGDDAEMFIHPDYRGRGWGNELLNAVRAIKPAANVWAHGNLPAAQAVAQNNHMEKVRQLLVMEVAGKDLAEHSMLGDAPYTPANFTDSVERWGTDLVEQEWVRANNEAFSWHPEQGGWDIERLHRGMEAEWFDPADVLFYWDTKKGDDGAAPVLAGFHWTKWHKEEIDEFGEVYVIGISEAYRGQGLGKPLLRYGLNRMVEKGADRVILYVEADNKPAVKLYERLGFSVIEDHSVYSGRD encoded by the coding sequence ATGAATATCGAAAATTATCAACTTCCAGAGTGCCCAGAACTCGCAGGAAGGCTCAAGAAAATCGCTGATTTAGCACGGGGCGTCGACGGTATTGCGCCCCTGTCGGAGCAATTCATATTGGGCCTGGATGACGCGCACTTGGAACACACGCACTTGGTGCTCAGCGACGCCACGGAGCCGATAGGCCTTGCGGCTGTCGCCGGAGACGATGCTGAGATGTTTATCCACCCCGATTATCGTGGCCGTGGCTGGGGCAACGAGCTTCTTAACGCCGTGCGGGCGATAAAGCCTGCAGCAAATGTCTGGGCGCATGGCAATCTGCCGGCAGCCCAGGCTGTGGCGCAGAATAACCACATGGAAAAGGTGCGTCAGCTTCTGGTCATGGAGGTTGCCGGTAAGGATTTGGCGGAGCACTCCATGCTTGGCGACGCCCCGTATACTCCCGCCAACTTCACCGATTCGGTAGAGCGGTGGGGCACGGACTTGGTCGAGCAGGAATGGGTGCGTGCCAACAACGAAGCCTTTTCCTGGCACCCGGAGCAAGGCGGATGGGATATAGAGCGTTTGCACCGCGGGATGGAAGCGGAATGGTTCGATCCGGCAGATGTCCTTTTCTATTGGGACACCAAGAAAGGCGATGATGGGGCAGCCCCCGTGCTGGCCGGATTCCACTGGACCAAATGGCACAAGGAGGAAATTGATGAGTTTGGTGAGGTTTATGTGATCGGCATTTCGGAGGCCTATCGCGGTCAAGGTTTGGGAAAGCCTTTGCTGCGTTATGGTCTGAATCGAATGGTGGAAAAGGGTGCTGACCGGGTAATTCTCTACGTAGAAGCGGATAATAAACCGGCTGTAAAGCTCTATGAGCGCCTCGGGTTTAGCGTTATTGAAGACCATTCTGTCTATTCGGGGCGTGATTAG